In Panacibacter microcysteis, the genomic stretch TTGTGGCCTGAAGACCATCAGCAAAGATTTCGAAGTTTTCGATCTCGGCCTTTTTTTTACCCATTGATCCTGCTTTCTTCCAGATGCGTTTGAATTTCGTTTCGAGCATTGACCAGTTTTTTTCCCGGAGCGCCTCTTCTTTTTGCAGCAGCAGGAGCAGGAAGTCCAGGGAAACGTCGTCCATCAGTTCCCAGTAATCCATATTCCTGTAGGCAGGTTTTAATGTGCGCTTCTGTTTGTTGATGCGTTCTATAACGTCGTGCACTGCTTTGCCACCAAGACTTGGTTTGCGGCCCGGTTGTTTATTCAATAAATCGCACAGGTATTGCATCATTACCTGGCTTTTAAAACCGTAAGCATTGTAGGTTTCTGCACAGGATTTCGTGTAATATTTTTCTGCATCGGTATAGGCTTTCAGTTTGGTTGCCTGGTCGGTGGCGAGGAAAGCAATACGTTTGTAAGCACTGCCGGTAAGAATATTACGATCAGAAGTAGATTTTATCTTCGACAATTGCTCCAGTTCTCCAATTACAGTTTTTATCTTTTTTATAGAAGCGTTGTGATCTCCGTTGAGCTTGTAATCTTCCACATATTTCTTACAACGAACGTTGCAATATTTTTCGAGGGCTGCAACAGAAAAACTTGCCTTTTCTGTTGCGCGCAACTCATCAAACGCTTTCACCGCTTTATCGTATTCACCCAACTCGTAATAAATCATGGCTTCAATCTCATCACTATCAGCATCGTTGATTTCAGCGATAGATTTTGCAGCTTTTATTTTTTCGAGCATATCAAGCGCCTGCTGAGTTGAATAATTTTTTGTATCAAGATCGTTTTTCAGGTTGATAAGATCGATGATTACTTCTTCGGCCATAATGTATTGCCTTGTGCCTGCCGTTTTGTTTACGGTTCTGTTGATGAGCTTATAGAAGGGATCGCCATAGCATTGGTATGCACCCCATGTGTTACTGAATGTATGGTGTTTATCGTAAATGAGCTCACGTGCTTCTTTCACAGCATCGCCAAAATTGTAGCCTGCAAACATTCTTGCATAAAACTCTTCTGCAAAATCATGCGCTGCCTGATCGGCAACTGCCCAGCCTGCTGCTACTACAGCTTTAACACCCATTTGGATCAGTTGTGTGCCAATGTTTGCAGCCAGTTTGTATTTGCTGCGGTACATATTTTCATTTGCTGCATCTACTTTGCCCAGGTGGCAACAGTTAATGAAGACAAGTTCAGGCACTGCATTCATTTGTTCTATATCGAATGCTGTCAGAAAAAGTCCGTTACCGATGACCACGCCGGAGCGTTGTGGTTGCTGTGGATTATAAAGACCATGACCTGCGATGTGAAGTATGCGATATTCGCCGGCAAACATTGCCTGAACAATTTCTGCGGCCTGCTTATTGATGAGCGTTGTTCTGGCGTAGCCATAATTATCCAGTAGTTTGTCTACGATTTCTCCTTCCTTTTTAGCGCCATCCAGTTGTGAAACAAAGCCATCAAGCTGGGGATCTGCGACAATCAGGGCGTTATCGCCGGAAACCCTTTTGATATTGAGGCGGAAATCTTTTATAGACAGCTGCCTGATCATTCCGGCATTGACACATAAAGGTTTGGCATTTGCAGCTTTATCCTGTAACAGCTCCCACGGATATGCAGCGGTTTCTTGTTCTACGATCCAGTTAATGCTGCCTTTTCTTTTAAGCCGTTCTTTGAACTCGTTTGGAATCATTAATTCGAACAGGGTTCGGGCAGATGCAGGTGACCAGTTGTTTTGGGTAGAAATTTGTTCTATAAAAAGATCAATCAGCCGTGTACCGGTAAACAATTCTTTTTCTTCTTCCCGCGCATCGCCGGTAGAAGAACTAAATATCAAGGCCGGAACTTCTGTTGAATCTTCCTTAATAGTTTTGGTTTTAACCGTGATACGGCGCCACCACTCTTCAGAAAAATCTACGGGCAACCGCTTCTTTTGCCCGAAAAGTGTCTTGATTTTTTTATTGCCAATCCTGATATTATAGAGCCTGTTTTCTTTTGTCTCAATCTTTTTAAGGGTATACATACAGTTTAATGCGCGGTCTTCGTACAATTCTATAAACTCAATGTATTGGATAAGACGGATATTATTTTTGTATAAGCCTGATACTTTGGTGTTTGCTTTATTGATGCCTTCGATGATAGACTTTACGGCGTTTTCCACACTCAGGCCGCCATACCCACAGCCAATGATGAGGGTAGATACACCGAGATCTTTACCGTCTGCGGGCTGATTATTCATATCGAGCAGGTATTTGCTGATTGCCTGTTCAATTGTTTGGGTGAGCAGGAATGGTGTCAGCGTTCCGGGTTCTCCCAGCCCTACGATAATGGCACCCGGAAAATCTGTTTCCAAGTTGTTCGCGGTGAGTGCGGCGCTTGTGCCGATCTCTCCGGGATAAATGCCAAGTGAATGTCTCGCAGAGAGTGTGCCTGTCATTTGTATATCAACAGATTTTTCTGCATATAAGATACCATCGTTCATAAAGTGACCAGCAAGCAGGGGGAATGATGCATAAGCAAGATCGCCATGACTAACTGAAATGGAAAGCGGAACATTATTGACTGGTTGTTCTTTGTTTTCTGTAATGCCCAGTATTGCTGCTTCCAGTCCTTTTTCAGAAAGGTCAAAATTGTAAATATCCGGCAAGCGAAAAAGCTTTTCATCTCCTCGAATGAGTGGCCTGCTTTTACTAATGAGATTGGTACTGCCATTTAACAGTATTTCTTCAATTCCTTCGAATAATGCTGCATCATTGGCCAGCGCTCCGTGCGTAACATTTGCATAGTAGACATTCCCGTCGTCAATCATTTTCTGAGGGATACCGCTTTCCCACGTAACACTTTGGTCTCCTTCGGCAGTGTATAAAAAGACCAGTTCGGTTCTTGGCGGAATAACATCGTTAAAATACCCGCATGCCGTGAATTTATCTTTACCGGCTATATACACCATATTCGAATAATCAATGGTGCCTTTTAATGCATTGATGTTGTTCCTGTATGCTTTGAATATTTCAAGCTGTGCAGGGGAAGGCAGGGGCCAATCACAGTCACCAAGGCTCTCCCGCATTTTTTCCCATGTTTTAATGCTGGCAAAATCATTTTGCTCATCTGTGGTAAGCGGCAGCAAACTGAGAATCCCGGGGAAATTTACAAACATGCTGATCAATTCTTTTTTTGTATGAATCCTGTCGAGCATGTTTAAAGAATTGATGATGGCATCATTACCAAAAAGTACTGCCGGAATTCTGTGAGAGCCGCCCAGCGGAGAACCAAGAAACAGTAGCCTAAATCCGGGTGACGTATTTAACTGCAGCCAGGTTTCGGGATGATTGATGATGAAATCACGCACGAGAACGCCACCCATGGAATGACCGATGATCTTAATGGGTTGACCCAGCTTTAATAGTTCCGTTATCTTGTCGTTGAAATCTTTTGCTGCGTCATTGAGCTGGCGTCTCCAATCAAAAGGGTAAATAACAACATCATAATTCGTAAGTAGACGGTCGGCCAGTTTTTTGTAAGATGTTTTGATCAGTGAAGTTGCAGTGATGGAAGTGTCTGAAGTAAACTCAAGATCTGTCAGACCACCAAAAATTGCTTTAACATAGGCCAGCCATATTTTATTGTTCTTTTTTGACAGGTTAGAACCCATAATGCCCGGTAATAAAACTACAATTGGCTTTTTTCCTGTTGGCAGATCTGGGTAGGGCTCCAGTTCTCCATATTCGATATTGAGTAAGCTTCTGTCGCTTGCAGGAACATTGTATTGCTCGACACATGTAAAACCTGGTATGTTTTTGCCATCCTCTGTTTTCAAGGCAAAAGAAATGGCTTCCCTGGTGCGGTAGTTTTTAAAGTAGCTGATATGATCGACTGCTTTTCCTTCGTCAAAAAAATACTGAATACTGCCAGCGCGCCTTGCACCCAGGTACATGGAATCTGTATTTACCACCAGGTCGTTTCTTTGCTGGTAAAACAGTTTACCCATAATTACCAGCAAAGCCCTGAAAGAGAGGCTTAGTTTTCCGTTGCCGGCAATTACAGCCAGTGTATTTCCTTCTACGGCATTTTCTTCGGTTCTGTCATTCAGTATTTTTATAAATGGCGATTCAGGCCCCATTGCTTCTATACCGGGTAAGACGCTGGTATCTTCTTTTGTTTTGATCGTGGTTGCAATGAGCTCTTTTAATATTACCGCCACATCGTTTGCATTGCGGCCAAGTAAATTGTACAGGATATTGAACACCTGGTCCAGTCTTTTTGAAGCAAGCTTTGTACCTGCAGCAGGCGCTGCTACCCGGATCAACTTTTTGAGTGTAATCTTTTTTCGGCTGAAGATGTCGTTCAACTGCCTGATACATTCAATATCGTTTACCCGGTTTTCTTTTTTGAGCAGCTGGATATTTTCTACCGAAAAACCGGGAAAGTTTTTTTTATTGTCCCTGCTGTATTTTGCAAGTATGTCTGCAATAAGCCCACCCCTGGAATGCGTAATAACATGTAGTTCTGCTCCGTCGGGAAGTTGTTTTGCGAGGGCAACAGTGTTTTCAAGCGGGCTTTTGGTAAGTGTGCGGTGTTCAAATGCAAGCACATTTTTTCCATAGGTGTTAAATATCTCGTTCCATACTTCGGCGGTTGAAAGATCTTCAAAGGCGCCTTTTGTATCGGAATTTGTTCCATGTATAAACAACAGCATTGGTTTGACCTGACCGCTTCCTGTAAATTTTTCAAACGCAAATGTTTTAGTCAGATAACTAAGCCCCTCCCGATCGCCGAGATGCGTTTTTTCTAATTTTTCAGCAAGAGCTTTTACGCTGTTACAGATGGCTTTTTTAGCAAACACCTTTAACAGTCTTGCGGCTATTTCGCCTACAATGCTTCTTTCGCCGTCTGCAGATTTGAGGGTTGGCGGTATTACGAAGCCATCTGTACTTCTTTGTAAACTTTCTGCAGCGGGGTACAGGTCATGCAGCGTTGCGCTATCGCACATCCATGTAGTGCCATCTTCAAAAGTTAGTTCGATAACTTTG encodes the following:
- a CDS encoding CHAT domain-containing protein, yielding MSINKIIIRGKVATTESALRGETRIAESPVTLIPEAVYELSPHDRDFQQELALDISDKVIELTFEDGTTWMCDSATLHDLYPAAESLQRSTDGFVIPPTLKSADGERSIVGEIAARLLKVFAKKAICNSVKALAEKLEKTHLGDREGLSYLTKTFAFEKFTGSGQVKPMLLFIHGTNSDTKGAFEDLSTAEVWNEIFNTYGKNVLAFEHRTLTKSPLENTVALAKQLPDGAELHVITHSRGGLIADILAKYSRDNKKNFPGFSVENIQLLKKENRVNDIECIRQLNDIFSRKKITLKKLIRVAAPAAGTKLASKRLDQVFNILYNLLGRNANDVAVILKELIATTIKTKEDTSVLPGIEAMGPESPFIKILNDRTEENAVEGNTLAVIAGNGKLSLSFRALLVIMGKLFYQQRNDLVVNTDSMYLGARRAGSIQYFFDEGKAVDHISYFKNYRTREAISFALKTEDGKNIPGFTCVEQYNVPASDRSLLNIEYGELEPYPDLPTGKKPIVVLLPGIMGSNLSKKNNKIWLAYVKAIFGGLTDLEFTSDTSITATSLIKTSYKKLADRLLTNYDVVIYPFDWRRQLNDAAKDFNDKITELLKLGQPIKIIGHSMGGVLVRDFIINHPETWLQLNTSPGFRLLFLGSPLGGSHRIPAVLFGNDAIINSLNMLDRIHTKKELISMFVNFPGILSLLPLTTDEQNDFASIKTWEKMRESLGDCDWPLPSPAQLEIFKAYRNNINALKGTIDYSNMVYIAGKDKFTACGYFNDVIPPRTELVFLYTAEGDQSVTWESGIPQKMIDDGNVYYANVTHGALANDAALFEGIEEILLNGSTNLISKSRPLIRGDEKLFRLPDIYNFDLSEKGLEAAILGITENKEQPVNNVPLSISVSHGDLAYASFPLLAGHFMNDGILYAEKSVDIQMTGTLSARHSLGIYPGEIGTSAALTANNLETDFPGAIIVGLGEPGTLTPFLLTQTIEQAISKYLLDMNNQPADGKDLGVSTLIIGCGYGGLSVENAVKSIIEGINKANTKVSGLYKNNIRLIQYIEFIELYEDRALNCMYTLKKIETKENRLYNIRIGNKKIKTLFGQKKRLPVDFSEEWWRRITVKTKTIKEDSTEVPALIFSSSTGDAREEEKELFTGTRLIDLFIEQISTQNNWSPASARTLFELMIPNEFKERLKRKGSINWIVEQETAAYPWELLQDKAANAKPLCVNAGMIRQLSIKDFRLNIKRVSGDNALIVADPQLDGFVSQLDGAKKEGEIVDKLLDNYGYARTTLINKQAAEIVQAMFAGEYRILHIAGHGLYNPQQPQRSGVVIGNGLFLTAFDIEQMNAVPELVFINCCHLGKVDAANENMYRSKYKLAANIGTQLIQMGVKAVVAAGWAVADQAAHDFAEEFYARMFAGYNFGDAVKEARELIYDKHHTFSNTWGAYQCYGDPFYKLINRTVNKTAGTRQYIMAEEVIIDLINLKNDLDTKNYSTQQALDMLEKIKAAKSIAEINDADSDEIEAMIYYELGEYDKAVKAFDELRATEKASFSVAALEKYCNVRCKKYVEDYKLNGDHNASIKKIKTVIGELEQLSKIKSTSDRNILTGSAYKRIAFLATDQATKLKAYTDAEKYYTKSCAETYNAYGFKSQVMMQYLCDLLNKQPGRKPSLGGKAVHDVIERINKQKRTLKPAYRNMDYWELMDDVSLDFLLLLLQKEEALREKNWSMLETKFKRIWKKAGSMGKKKAEIENFEIFADGLQATKNRHALLLKNRIDELRQTLERVLGE